The genomic DNA TTCGCTAAAACTCAAATGCGCAATACCATCTATAAAAACAACCTCCGAATCATCTTCTAAGACACTATTTACCGACACCTTATTTTCCAATAAGAAAATAGGAAATTCAGGTACTTTTTGTTGAAGTGCTATTAAATGAGTGGTCTTTCCTCTCCCCTTTTTACCACTAAACTCAATAGCTAGAGACTCCTTCGTTTTAATTTTGAGAAGTAATTTTTCAAAATTAAATATCGGAACTAAAACATCGTCTAAATCTTCTTCAAAAACACCCGAAAACGGATTGAATTTAAATGCATCTTTCAATAGCTTTATTTTTTTATATTATTATTTATTTTTTTCTACCTCTTCCTCACTTTTTATAATAGAAGGAAAAATAATAGGCGCTATTTTTTTTACTGGTTTATAAAGGATAGATTCTTCCAAATTTTCTTCTGCAACAAATGGAATTGCATCATTCATTTTTCCAAAAAAAATAAAAACCACGCTTAATATCAATCCTATTTTCAATGCACCAAAAACCCCTCCTAAAATCTTATTTAAAATCCCTAATGATGCAAAATCTGCTAATTTTGTAAAAATTTTACCTAGCAAAGCTATTACTAAAATAATAATCACAAAAGTAGCTGCAAAAGCTGCCAAGGAAATATATTTTTCATTCCAGCTTACACTATTTTTTAACCAATCTCCTATAAAATAAGAAAAATGAATCGCTCCATACACCCCGGCAACTAGAGCTACTAAAGAAGCTACCTCTACAAACAATCCTTTCATCAAACCACGGATAAAACCAAATAGCAATAATGCTGCTATTATAATATCAAATGTATTCATTCTTTTAATTTTAGAAACCAAATATACACAACTCATTCGTATCTTTGTTGCTTCGAAAGAGACTTCATATGACTAAAAATACTGAACTAAGAGAAAAA from Tenacibaculum maritimum NCIMB 2154 includes the following:
- a CDS encoding CvpA family protein translates to MNTFDIIIAALLLFGFIRGLMKGLFVEVASLVALVAGVYGAIHFSYFIGDWLKNSVSWNEKYISLAAFAATFVIIILVIALLGKIFTKLADFASLGILNKILGGVFGALKIGLILSVVFIFFGKMNDAIPFVAEENLEESILYKPVKKIAPIIFPSIIKSEEEVEKNK